From one Asterias amurensis chromosome 10, ASM3211899v1 genomic stretch:
- the LOC139943048 gene encoding uncharacterized protein: MDEPLEVKAPLAAVSLKLPPFWPKDPIIWFAQIEAQFHTRNITSQSTKFAYVVSSLQPEIAQEVRDLLIDPPTVDQYDKIKSELIKRTSESEQKRLHQLLISEELGDRKPSQLLRRMKQLLGENKLETSILRQLFLQRLPQNVHLILASSSDGLDLDQLAIIADKIVEVASPSPAIAACTIAAGSDTPSQAFDAKFDKLQAQINQLTTLMQGLVTGSQESRNSRGRDRSGNNKYRSPSRQSRDVPRAGSECWYHWRFGDKATKCVKPCSYPDSNSNRLPHQEN, translated from the coding sequence ATGGATGAACCACTTGAAGTAAAGGCGCCATTGGCAGCAGTCAGTCTCAAATTACCACCTTTCTGGCCGAAAGATCCAATAATCTGGTTTGCCCAAATAGAGGCACAGTTTCATACCCGAAATATTACTAGTCAATCTACTAAATTTGCTTATGTAGTATCTTCACTTCAACCAGAAATCGCTCAGGAAGTAAGAGATTTACTTATAGATCCCCCTACAGTTGATCAATATGATAAGATTAAGTCAGAACTTATCAAACGAACTTCTGAGTCCGAACAAAAACGACTACATCAGTTGTTAATTTCCGAAGAGCTTGGTGATAGAAAGCCTTCCCAACTTCTTCGCCGCATGAAACAACTTCTAGGGGAAAATAAACTAGAAACTAGTATCTTGAGGCAATTGTTCCTGCAACGTTTGCCTCAGAACGTACACTTAATTCTAGCATCCTCAAGCGATGGTTTGGATCTCGATCAATTAGCTATCATTGCAGATAAGATCGTAGAAGTGGCATCCCCATCACCTGCAATAGCCGCCTGTACAATAGCCGCGGGCTCAGATACACCATCTCAAGCATTtgatgcaaaatttgacaaattacaAGCTCAAATTAACCAATTAACGACCTTAATGCAAGGCCTAGTTACAGGTAGCCAAGAGAGTAGGAATAGTCGTGGTAGAGATCGCTCAGGGAATAACAAGTACCGAAGTCCATCCAGGCAGTCTAGAGACGTGCCACGGGCAGGTTCAGAATGTTGGTACCATTGGCGGTTTGGAGACAAAGCAACCAAATGTGTCAAACCATGCTCATACCCGGATTCAAACTCAAATAGACTACCTCACCAGGAAAACTAG